A window of Clostridium sp. Marseille-P299 contains these coding sequences:
- the rfbB gene encoding dTDP-glucose 4,6-dehydratase: MKIIVTGGAGFIGGNFIHYMVNKYPSDMIICLDALTYAGNMETLASVMDKPNFKFAKGNIVDREFIYQLFEDENPDIIVNFAAESHVDRSISDPSIFLQTNIIGTGVLLDACKEYGIKRYHQVSTDEVYGDLPLDRPDLFFTETTPLHTSSPYSASKASADLLVQAYNRTFKIPTTISRCSNNYGPYHFPEKLIPLMIANALNDKELPVYGKGDNVRDWLYVEDHCIAIDLIIRKGTVGEVYNIGGHNERTNLEVVKTVLKELGKGEELIRFVTDRAGHDRRYAIDPTKIKNELGWEPTTTFDEGIKKTIQWYLDNKPWWENIISGEYQNYYEKMYADR, encoded by the coding sequence ATGAAGATTATTGTAACAGGTGGAGCAGGTTTTATAGGTGGAAACTTTATTCATTATATGGTTAACAAATATCCAAGCGATATGATTATTTGTTTAGATGCTTTGACTTATGCTGGTAATATGGAAACTCTTGCTTCTGTAATGGACAAGCCGAATTTTAAATTTGCAAAAGGCAATATTGTAGATCGTGAATTCATCTATCAGCTATTTGAGGATGAGAATCCTGATATTATAGTGAATTTTGCAGCAGAAAGCCATGTGGATCGTTCGATAAGTGATCCTAGTATCTTCTTACAAACAAATATTATTGGTACAGGTGTACTTTTAGATGCGTGTAAAGAATATGGAATAAAGAGATATCATCAAGTATCAACAGATGAAGTTTATGGTGATCTTCCTCTTGACCGTCCAGATCTTTTCTTCACTGAAACAACACCTTTACATACATCAAGTCCGTACTCAGCATCAAAGGCTTCTGCAGATTTGCTAGTTCAAGCCTATAATAGAACTTTTAAAATTCCAACAACAATATCAAGATGTTCAAACAATTATGGACCATATCATTTCCCAGAAAAATTAATTCCGTTAATGATTGCGAATGCGCTAAATGATAAGGAATTACCAGTTTACGGGAAAGGTGATAATGTTAGAGATTGGCTCTATGTAGAAGATCATTGTATCGCTATTGATCTAATCATTCGTAAAGGAACCGTTGGTGAAGTATATAATATAGGTGGCCATAATGAAAGAACAAATCTTGAAGTAGTTAAAACTGTTCTAAAAGAATTAGGAAAAGGGGAAGAATTAATACGCTTTGTGACAGATAGAGCAGGACATGACAGACGTTATGCAATTGATCCTACAAAAATTAAAAATGAATTAGGATGGGAGCCTACAACAACATTTGATGAAGGTATAAAAAAGACAATTCAGTGGTATCTAGATAATAAACCTTGGTGGGAGAATATTATCTCTGGAGAATATCAGAATTATTATGAAAAGATGTATGCAGATAGATAG
- a CDS encoding glycosyltransferase family 1 protein, translated as MTNVLLLYEILNPSVRLCAYEQLNFLYKLGKIEFKHSSFRNVTQEECVESDVVILVRSDSDMALQLVKTLKKRDKYIVYVLDDDILDIADGLVSSKYYKSVSVQKRIKKIMTYCDMLLSPSELLLQKYKGYFHTSAIIEEPALGEKRKSTHSKNLIKIGFAGSIDRKADVESILTNTIHEIVNKYKDKVEFEFFGAKPDIVDELNLKYYPYTENYELYQKKLGELNWDIGLAPMPNTNFHQCKHYNKYIEYSAHGIIGIYSNIMPYTKIIKNGVNGILCNNVTQEWTKAISYLIDNEIVRNELLDNIENIKKEKFSLEIVSKQYMDAVPELLTYTSHNRKRLPLNVIKLRYDIIRIINFICRNKLKTPVRLFQKITNN; from the coding sequence ATGACTAATGTATTATTACTATATGAGATATTAAATCCATCAGTTCGTTTGTGTGCTTATGAACAACTTAACTTTTTATATAAATTAGGGAAAATAGAGTTTAAACATTCAAGTTTTCGAAATGTTACACAAGAAGAATGTGTTGAAAGCGATGTAGTAATACTTGTGCGTAGTGACAGTGATATGGCATTACAGTTGGTAAAAACATTAAAGAAAAGAGATAAATACATTGTATATGTATTGGATGATGACATATTAGACATTGCTGATGGATTAGTGTCATCAAAATATTATAAAAGTGTCTCTGTTCAAAAGCGTATCAAAAAAATTATGACTTATTGTGATATGTTATTATCTCCATCTGAATTATTACTACAAAAATATAAAGGGTATTTTCATACCTCTGCTATTATTGAAGAACCAGCGTTGGGTGAAAAGCGGAAATCAACGCATTCAAAGAATCTAATTAAAATAGGATTCGCTGGTTCTATAGATAGAAAAGCTGATGTAGAGTCAATTCTAACTAATACAATACATGAAATAGTAAATAAGTATAAAGACAAAGTAGAGTTTGAATTCTTTGGAGCTAAGCCAGATATCGTAGATGAATTAAATCTGAAGTATTATCCATATACTGAGAATTATGAACTTTATCAGAAAAAGTTAGGGGAGTTGAATTGGGATATAGGACTTGCCCCTATGCCTAATACTAATTTCCATCAGTGTAAACATTATAATAAATATATTGAATATAGTGCACATGGTATTATAGGCATTTATTCTAATATAATGCCCTATACTAAGATTATTAAGAACGGTGTTAATGGTATTCTATGTAATAATGTGACTCAGGAATGGACAAAAGCAATTAGTTATTTAATTGATAATGAAATTGTTCGAAATGAACTATTAGATAATATAGAAAATATTAAAAAAGAAAAATTTTCATTAGAGATAGTATCTAAGCAATATATGGATGCTGTTCCTGAATTACTAACATATACTAGCCATAATAGAAAAAGACTGCCATTGAATGTAATTAAATTACGTTACGATATAATAAGAATAATCAATTTTATATGTAGAAATAAATTAAAAACACCAGTAAGACTATTTCAGAAGATTACCAATAATTAA
- the rfbA gene encoding glucose-1-phosphate thymidylyltransferase RfbA, translating to MKGIILAGGSGTRLYPLTMVTSKQLLPVYDKPMIYYPLSTLMLAGIQDILIISTPHDLPNFKKLLGDGSSFGIKLSYAEQPSPDGLAQAFIIGEEFIAGDSCAMILGDNIFYGNGLTKHLKAAASKDCGATVFGYYVDDPERFGIVEFDENGKAISLEEKPKNPKSNYCVTGLYFYDNRVCELAKRVKPSHRGELEITDLNKLYLEDGTLDVITLGRGYAWLDTGTIDALADSTEFVKVLENRQGVKIAAVEEIAYKNGWITKEKLMESANLYGKSAYGEHLKQVAEGKIIY from the coding sequence ATGAAGGGAATAATTTTAGCAGGCGGATCAGGAACAAGACTTTATCCATTGACAATGGTTACATCAAAACAATTACTACCGGTTTATGACAAACCAATGATATACTATCCTCTATCAACATTGATGCTTGCAGGAATTCAAGATATATTAATAATCTCAACACCACATGATTTACCAAATTTTAAAAAATTATTAGGTGATGGTTCTAGTTTTGGAATTAAACTAAGTTACGCGGAGCAACCATCACCAGATGGACTTGCACAGGCTTTTATTATCGGTGAAGAATTTATAGCAGGTGATTCTTGTGCAATGATACTTGGGGATAATATATTTTATGGAAATGGGCTTACTAAGCATTTAAAAGCTGCAGCATCCAAAGATTGTGGAGCTACTGTGTTTGGTTATTATGTCGATGATCCTGAACGATTTGGAATTGTAGAATTTGATGAGAATGGAAAAGCAATTTCATTAGAAGAGAAACCTAAAAATCCAAAATCAAACTATTGTGTAACGGGTTTGTATTTTTATGATAATAGAGTTTGTGAATTGGCTAAGAGAGTAAAACCTTCACATAGAGGAGAATTGGAGATTACGGATTTAAACAAATTATATTTAGAAGACGGAACACTTGATGTTATAACATTGGGAAGAGGATATGCGTGGTTAGATACGGGAACTATTGATGCATTAGCAGATTCAACTGAATTTGTTAAAGTGCTAGAAAATCGACAAGGTGTTAAGATAGCTGCAGTAGAAGAAATAGCATATAAAAATGGTTGGATAACAAAAGAGAAATTGATGGAATCTGCAAACTTGTATGGAAAATCAGCATATGGTGAGCATCTAAAACAAGTAGCTGAAGGCAAGATTATATACTAG
- the rfbC gene encoding dTDP-4-dehydrorhamnose 3,5-epimerase encodes MKVIKTEVLDVYIIEPQVFGDHRGWFMESWSQEKMEKEGLFYNFVQDNQSYSAHKGTLRGLHFQKGEDSQAKLVRCTKGAVLDVAVDLREGSPTYKKWVAVELSGENKRQLLIPRGFAHGFLTLTDDVEFLYKADNYYAPNSDRNIKWNDPEINVEWGIENPIISDKDSKAPELKDSDVDFKYKEN; translated from the coding sequence ATGAAAGTTATTAAGACAGAAGTACTCGATGTTTACATAATAGAGCCACAAGTATTTGGTGATCACAGAGGTTGGTTTATGGAAAGTTGGTCTCAAGAGAAGATGGAAAAAGAAGGCCTTTTCTATAATTTTGTTCAAGACAATCAGTCTTACTCTGCACATAAAGGAACACTTAGAGGATTACATTTTCAAAAAGGGGAAGATTCACAGGCAAAATTAGTCCGTTGTACAAAAGGAGCAGTTCTTGATGTCGCTGTAGATTTAAGAGAAGGTTCGCCAACATATAAAAAATGGGTTGCAGTAGAATTGTCTGGTGAAAATAAAAGACAATTGCTAATACCTAGAGGATTTGCTCACGGCTTTTTAACCCTTACAGATGACGTTGAATTCCTTTACAAAGCAGATAATTATTATGCTCCTAATTCAGATCGTAATATCAAATGGAATGACCCAGAGATAAACGTAGAATGGGGGATTGAAAACCCGATTATTTCTGATAAAGATTCAAAAGCACCTGAGTTGAAAGATAGTGATGTAGACTTTAAATATAAGGAGAATTAG
- the rfbD gene encoding dTDP-4-dehydrorhamnose reductase codes for MKVLVTGVKGQLGFDVIKCLNDRNIDNIGADIEEFDITDKEATREFIIKSKADVIIHCSAYTAVDRAEDEKEICKKVNVDGVKNISDVCKEINAKMVYISTDYVFPGVGEDFYEVDDQTAPLSQYGKTKLQGEEVVRSLLDKYFIVRISWVFGVNGNNFVKTMLRLGKERDEINVVADQFGSPTYTADLAPLLCDMIMTEKYGTYHATNEGVCSWADFTEEIFKVAGYKTRVNHITTEEYPTKAVRPKNSRLSKEKLEESGFRKLPKWKDAVRRYMKEIKY; via the coding sequence ATGAAAGTTTTAGTGACTGGAGTCAAAGGTCAGTTAGGATTCGATGTAATCAAATGTTTAAATGATAGAAATATAGATAATATTGGTGCTGATATTGAAGAATTTGATATAACAGATAAAGAAGCCACTAGAGAATTTATCATAAAAAGTAAAGCGGATGTTATAATACATTGTTCAGCTTATACGGCAGTTGATCGTGCAGAAGATGAGAAAGAAATATGTAAAAAAGTAAATGTAGATGGGGTTAAAAATATATCAGATGTCTGTAAAGAAATTAACGCAAAGATGGTATATATCAGTACAGATTACGTTTTTCCGGGGGTAGGTGAAGACTTTTATGAAGTTGATGACCAAACTGCTCCATTAAGCCAGTATGGAAAAACAAAGCTTCAAGGAGAAGAAGTGGTAAGATCTCTATTAGATAAATATTTTATTGTACGTATCTCATGGGTGTTTGGCGTTAATGGTAATAATTTTGTGAAAACAATGTTACGTTTAGGAAAAGAAAGAGATGAAATCAATGTAGTAGCAGACCAATTCGGATCTCCTACTTATACAGCAGATTTGGCACCACTTTTATGTGATATGATAATGACTGAAAAATATGGAACGTATCATGCAACTAACGAAGGGGTTTGTTCATGGGCTGATTTTACGGAAGAGATTTTTAAAGTTGCTGGCTATAAAACAAGAGTAAATCATATTACGACGGAAGAATATCCAACTAAGGCGGTGAGACCTAAAAATTCTAGACTTTCAAAAGAAAAACTAGAAGAGAGTGGATTCCGAAAATTACCTAAATGGAAAGATGCAGTGAGAAGATACATGAAAGAGATTAAGTATTAA